Proteins from a single region of Megalopta genalis isolate 19385.01 chromosome 3, iyMegGena1_principal, whole genome shotgun sequence:
- the Sod1 gene encoding superoxide dismutase 1, translating into MVKAVCVLQGEVKGTLFFEQADSSSAVKVTGSVNGLHKGLHGFHIHEFGDNTNGCTSAGPHFNPLGKDHGGPQSDTRHVGDLGNVEAGADGVANVNITDKIIQLQGEHSIIGRTLVVHADPDDLGKGGHELSKTTGNAGARLACGVVGIAKA; encoded by the exons ATGGTGAAAGCCGTGTGCGTTCTTCAAGGCGAAGTCAAAGGCACCCTGTTCTTTGAACAAGCG GACTCTTCAAGTGCGGTGAAGGTCACCGGTTCGGTTAACGGCTTACACAAAGGACTGCACGGTTTCCATATTCACGAGTTTGGCGATAATACTAACG GGTGTACAAGTGCCGGCCCTCACTTCAATCCATTGGGAAAGGATCATGGTGGACCACAATCAGACACACGTCATGTTGGAGATTTAGGAAATGTTGAGGCGGGTGCCGATGGTGTTGCCAATGTCAACATTACTGACAAGATAATCCAGCTGCAAGGAGAACACAGCATAATCGGCAGGACCCTTGTG GTGCACGCCGATCCGGACGATCTTGGCAAAGGTGGACATGAATTATCAAAAACCACAGGAAATGCTGGCGCCCGCCTTGCTTGTGGTGTGGTTGGCATTGCAAAAGCTTAA
- the mus304 gene encoding mutagen-sensitive 304 yields MFKRIENNGEHEYSVPAKRTKYDTNKVSLAGVSTNRRSSTNKKLGKADDVWGDDFAEEDIEEMDFVASQACEEIALTQTNRQVSFVQRCSNVASTSKVAANINNVMNKSLRSPACMSQKRGVENLKDISQIVSVNYKEFEDKLMNRQVYNSTFKVEESVVPSESKYIMELEKLRSENKKLLDDFITKEGETVFLRNQLQQAQLRAEADKLEKTRFIEEQESRHRTEINAMCKEKEYLKTQFELQTFEVGNLMERCKLLETGNVKLTEPCSINLNTSMKKNKFNLSTNRTSMSTAKPVKVKESCVQATLHDKSSHILKTWSPYYPLTNISKLVYDKPQPEKPIVNIQVIEKTGRRNLPILQEEDTFRIFENPELVKPVTMIDERRLSIEFILPEIAALQRKTNSELESENSICVMNKLVSTSRELLLNVIIVLQTIFQAMRNDDIRDMNDIYFSDLYSNSDFNGKSVCDANAWHECERGVEVRRVFGVISYVTLESTYLSKYIAGKTPLFIERDENYKSYSRQMVRYDMWLEKGQDFEMLKMILQFIVLVGSTRRAHQFSGLMCAIMMIICNVHKKVEYCSLAMEYVYQIFKEIVFSRPLPYCYSFLSHIMVIFIKSATYLKKLCVNSRVMAVNNWKGSLHFTPDACPLQIFLAQVENHYFDTVVALDITDTLLQFMQYVLQTDVIPLRSETLESCNCCMKLLRFTMRTLFKCTEANLSAIGDFDSRHFPLQQEDRCKLKNVCPKHSVSPIIINNKCICEVYKDIFSDANAWTSLKRRQVKVLRDGIRFLAHLAICDPDFVIRLSDIEDSFHLFMRNISNFDICLHENEQEAMDRIKQTFIFDKVPQSEIEAFGSNSTSQLDILSSFQKRPVIGQAPENPKKNENHNKFLTTIRSLYNGRVELSNH; encoded by the exons ATGTTCAaacgaattgaaaataatggagAACATGAGTATTCCGTACCTGCCAAACGAACAAAATATGATACGAACAAAGTATCCTTGGCTGGCGTTTCTACAAATCGTAGAAGCTCAACAAACAAAAAGCTTGGGAAGGCTGATGATGTATGGGGCGATGATTTTGCAGAAGAAGATATCGAAGAGATGGATTTTGTTGCCTCGCAGGCTTGT GAAGAGATTGCTTTGACTCAAACAAATCGACAAGTATCGTTTGTGCAAAGATGTAGTAATGTAGCATCCACAAGCAAAGTTGCTGCTAACATAAATAATGTTATGAATAAATCATTAAGATCTCCTGCATGTATGTCTCAAAAGAGAGGAGTGGAAAACTTGAAGGATATCAGTCAAATAGTATCTGTTAACTATAAagagtttgaagataaattaatgAATAGACAAGTTTATAATTCAACGTTTAAAGTAGAAGAAAGTGTTGTTCCATCAG AATCAAAATACATAATGGAATTAGAGAAATTAAGATCTGAAAATAAAAAGTTATTAGATGATTTCATAACGAAAGAGGGAGAAACAGTCTTTTTACGCAATCAATTACAACAGGCTCAGTTAAGGGCAGAAGCTGATAAACTGGAGAAGACACGTTTTATCGAGGAGCAAGAGAGTCGACATAGAACGGAAATAAATGCAATGTGTAAAGAAAAAGAGTATCTGAAGACTCAATTTGAACTACAA ACGTTCGAAGTAGGCAATTTAATGGAACGCTGCAAATTGTTAGAAACGGGAAATGTTAAATTAACAGAACCATGCTCTATAAATCTGAATACCTCtatgaagaaaaataaatttaatttatcaaCGAACAG GACATCAATGTCAACGGCAAAGCCAGTGAAAGTAAAAGAATCTTGTGTTCAAGCTACTTTACACGATAAGAGCAGTCATATTCTCAAAACTTGGAGTCCTT ATTATCCTTTGACAAATATTTCTAAGTTAGTATATGATAAACCGCAGCCAGAAAAACCAATAGTCAACATTCAAGTGATAGAGAAAACCGGTCGAAGAAATTTACCGATTTTGCAGGAAGAAGATACATTTAGAATATTTG AAAATCCAGAGCTTGTGAAACCTGTAACTATGATAGACGAGAGGAGGCTGTCGATAGAATTTATTTTACCGGAAATAGCAGCTCTTCAACGTAAAACGAATTCTGAGCTCGAGTCCGAAAATTCAATATGCGTAATGAATAAA TTGGTCTCTACTTCGAGGGAGTTGCTTCTGAACGTGATCATTGTTCTCCAGACAATTTTTCAAGCTATGAGAAACGATGATATTCGAGACATGAACGACATTTATTTTTCTGACCTGTACTCGAATTCTGATTTCAATGGGAAGTCTGTATGCGATGCTAACGCGTGGCACGAGTGCGAGCGCGGTGTTGAAGTGAGAAGGGTGTTCGGCGTGATTTCATATGTGACTCTGGAATCAACGTATCTGAGCAAATACATTGCTGGAAAGACACCGTTGTTCATCGAAAGGGATGAAAATTACAAAAGTTATTCGCGGCAAATGGTTCGTTACGACATGTGGCTAGAGAAGGGTCAAGATTTTGAAATGCTGAAAATGATCTTGCAGTTCATCGTTTTAGTTGGATCTACG AGACGAGCACATCAATTTAGCGGCCTTATGTGTGCAATCATGATGATTATATGTAATGTTCACAAAAAGGTGGAATATTGTTCATTAGC GATGGAGTACGTTTACCAAATATTTAAGGAAATAGTCTTTTCTAGACCTCTGCCATATTGTTACTCGTTTCTTAGCCATATAATGGTAATATTTATTAAGTCTGCGACATACCTGAAGAAACTCTGTGTTAATTCAC GGGTGATGGCAGTGAACAATTGGAAGGGTTCGCTACATTTTACTCCAG ATGCTTGCCCGTTACAAATCTTTCTGGCGCAGGTGGAGAATCATTATTTTGACACAGTGGTCGCCCTAGACATTACGGACACGTTGTTGCAGTTTATGCAATACGTGTTGCAAACAGACGTGATTCCCTTAAGGTCCGAGACCTTGGAATCGTGTAACTGTTGCATGAAATTGCTGCGGTTCACTATGAGAACTCTGTTCAAGTGCACGGAAGCAAATTTAAGCGCTATCGGGGACTTCGACTCGCGTCACTTCCCTTTGCAGCAGGAAGACCGTTGCAAGTTGAAGAACGTTTGTCCCAAACATTCGGTGTCtccgataataataaataataagtgtATATGCGAGGTGTACAAAGACATATTTTCCGACGCAAACGCTTGGACAAGTTTGAAGAGGCGACAGGTGAAAGTATTGAGAGACGGAATACGATTCCTCGCTCACTTGGCTATATGCGATCCCGATTTCGTAATTCGGTTGTCGGACATCGAAGATtctttccatttgttcatgaggAACATAAGCAACTTCGACATTTGCCTACACGAGAATGAAC AAGAGGCCATGGATCGAATAAAACAAACGTTCATattcgacaaggtgcctcagTCCGAGATCGAAGCATTTGGCAGCAACAGCACAAGCCAGCTAGATATACTATCAAGTTTTCAGAAGCGACCCGTTATTGGGCAGGCCCCCGAGAACCCGAAGAAGAACGAAAatcataataaatttttaacaaCAATCAGATCACTGTATAACGGTAGAGTCGAGTTATCCAATCATTAA